The genomic segment TTGATTTCGAAGCGTATCTACACCGGTAATCTTGTCTTGGGGAAGAAGGAAGCCGCTGAACGGCGAACTCTCAGCGATATCAGCGACAACAACGGCACTGTCTTGCGGTCTAAGTGTTAGTCCCCAGTTTCGCGGGCGGTTCGTTATCGTTGGTCGGTCAGCACCGCCGTCCGATAGTTCTACTCTGAACGGAATGGCGCTTTGCATTCCTCGCCAGGCGTCTGCAAAAACTTTGTCTGGTGCGACCTCGCCAAAGTACCTGCTCGACAATAACTCCGACTGTTGTGCCAACGCGATCATCACCTTGAAGAGCGAATCATTGACGCATAGATACGCTGCGCCAAGAACGAGCAGTACCGTTAGCGTGAAGAACGAAAGTGTAGCAACAGACTCACTTCGTGCGTTTCTGCGGTCCAATTTTTCTCCTGTTCAGAAACGCCTGACTCACAGCAAGAATCTCGGTAAAAATTTCTTCTGGTGTGTTTCGTCCGTCCACAACTTTGACGCGACGCGGCTCAGCCTTGGCGATTTTTAAGAATCCGTTACGCACGCGCTTATGGAAGTCACTTGCCGCTGATTCCATCCGGTCTTTATTGGCCTTGAGACGAACATGCGCTTTCGCGATCTCCAAATCGACAATGAATGTCAGGTTGGGTTTGATCTTCGCGGCGGCAAACTCGTTGGTGTCCTTGACGACCTTGGCCGGCAATTTGCGACCGTCGATTTGATATGCAATTGTGGAATCGGAGAACCGGTCGGTGATAACGATCTTGCCTTGCTTTAATGCCGGCTCGATAACCTTGTCGACTAATTCGGCGCGGGCAGCCAGAAACAAGAGCAGTTCGGCTCGGGCGCTCATTTGTTTGTGGGAGTTATCGAGCAGGATAGCGCGTACCGACTCCGAAACCGGTGTTCCTCCCGGTTCACGGATGAAGAGTACGTTGAAGCGATTCGCTTTAAGATAGTCATACAGCATCCGCGCTTGAGTCGACTTGCCGGAGCCATCGACGCCTTCAAAACTGATTAAAATACCGCGTTTAGTCATGATGGGAATATACGCACTGCTTTGATGACTAACCAACGAAAACTCTGCGAGACGGATATCACAGCTAACCATTTGACTCTCATAGCCAGTCACCGTACATTCCTCCAATGTTTGAAAAGCGTATTATCGGCATCGACTATGGCCGCAAGCGCATCGGAATCGCTTATTCTGATCCGATGCGGCTTTTCGCACAGCCACTGACGACCTTGACTCTCAAATCGCCTTCCGAGGCTGTCAATCGTGTTTGCGACGCACTGGCGGCTTACGATGTAGAACTAATTGTAATCGGCATTCCGTTGTCGCTGTCGGGCGGTCAGGGGGGCCAGATGGTTAACGAAATTCACGCCTTCGTTGAAGGATTACAGCAGCGCGGCTTCGAGACGCATCTGGAGGACGAAGCGTTTACCTCTGAAGTCGCGAAAGACACCCTGCGGGCCGGCGGCAAGAAAGAAAAGCAGATGCGCGGCAAACTGGACGTTGTTGCGGCTCAGATCATACTGCAGGATTATCTTGACTCGCACCGGCAATGAGAGCTTATGAAACGAATTTGGGAGATCGCGGTATGGTTCGTTACAACTCTCGCGATATTTGCGCTCATTCCCTTGATTCCCTTTGTTTATCTGATTCGGTGGATTGTGTTCGGTAAGTGGTACACCAAAGCGGCGCTGATACTTGTCATCATTCTGGCGGCCGGTGGTATTTATGCGTATCTTGAAGTCAGCGCGCCACTCGGGGATCAGCAACGCGAGTATTCCGTTGTAATCCGCCCCAATGATGACGCTGCCGATCTACGCAACCGGCTGGCCGATTCCGGAATCGCCACAGATCGAAGACTCTACAACATCACTATGAAATACACTCGTGCCGACCGGAACCTGAAACCGGGACGATACCGATTCAGAGGCGGATTGACACACTTCGAACTCGCCCTCCACTTCAAGAATTCCAATCCTGAATTGAGCAAGGTCACTATTCCTGAAGGAAAGACTATCAAGGAAATCGTCCCAATGTTGGTGAAAGGAATTCCAACGGATTCTGCGCAGTTGATTTCGTTGTTGAACGACGAGTCATTCAAGAAGAGTCTTGGTATCGAGGCGCCTTCATTCGAGGGCTATCTCTTTCCTGAGACATACTCATTTTATCCGTATCAGGAACCAGATGATGTGATTCGCGAGATGGTCGAAATGTTTCGAGGTTCATTTACGCCGGAAATGACAAATCAGATTGCGACTCTGAAGATGTCGTTGAACGAAGTGGTTACCTTAGCATCGATGATCGAAGCTGAGGCTGCTGATGGCTCCGAACGCGAATTGATATCGTCAGTTTATCACAATCGACTTCGCAAAGGCTGGAAGATGCAATGTGACCCAACCGTGATTTACGCGCTTGGCGGGCTCGATCGGCCGCTGCTGCGGAAGGACCTTGATTTTGATTCGCCCTACAATACTTATCTCTACTATGGATTGCCGCCCGGTCCGATTGGAGCACCGGGACTGGCCTCGCTCAAAGCGGCGCTTTTCCCCGCAGAAACAAACTACTTCTTCTTCGTTGCCACCGGCGACGGTCGCCATATTTTCACGACTTCACTTTCACAGCACAACAATGCTGTCAGCAAGACCAAGCGTTCCCGCCGAAGTAACTAGCCAATTAAGTTGCCTGACCTTGCGCGGCCTTGCGCCGGGCAGAGGCCAAATCAAAGATGCTGTCGACTCCTAACATGCGGCGCTGGGTGCTCATTTGGCCGATGTGGTAGGCTTCGTGCATCGCCAGAAACGCAATCGCAGACAACACGGTCTGCTCTTGTGTCGGCAGCTTGAACGGTACTGCTTTAGTGAGACTCTCTTCCGGCATATTCACAAGGCCATTCTGAAGTTTGGTCGTTTGATCCAACCAAATCGTCTTGATTTCGCCTAACGACGGGAATTGTGATTGGTCAACCTTGGAAATTGAAGACTCAAACATATCACCCCAAGGGCACTTCTCCTCGAGGCCCGTGAGCCCGAGCAGGTAGAATCGATTGGAAGCGACATGCCCCATGATCCACGTAAGCGAGTTGGCATTGGGCATGAGTTGTTTGCGGGCGAGGTCTTCCTCGATCCCTTCAAATCCAAGCCCAAATAGGTAGTTGTTGACCTGGATGATCTCGTTGATTGGTTTCAATGCAATGTGCATCTGTTCTCCTTCTCTTGCTCCCGGTTGAATATCTACTTTGGAGGACGATAATGGAATCACAAAGTTGCCTTGGTGATGCAGGAATATCGAGACTATTCCCTTGACCGCAGACGTAATTCCCCATAGTTTAGTAGCTTATGGCTGACAAAGACTTTCTGCGAGTAGACGGCAGTTTTGGCGAAGGCGGCGGGCAAATCCTGCGCACTTCGATATCCCTGTCGACTCTACTTGGTCGCCCTGTTGAAGTGACCAATATCCGCCGGAATCGCAAATTCCCAGGTATGATGCCGCAACATCTGACCGCCGTCAAGGCTTGCCAGCAGATTTGCAGTGCCACGGTGGAAGGCGCTGAAATCAATTCCGAGCGC from the bacterium genome contains:
- a CDS encoding DinB family protein: MHIALKPINEIIQVNNYLFGLGFEGIEEDLARKQLMPNANSLTWIMGHVASNRFYLLGLTGLEEKCPWGDMFESSISKVDQSQFPSLGEIKTIWLDQTTKLQNGLVNMPEESLTKAVPFKLPTQEQTVLSAIAFLAMHEAYHIGQMSTQRRMLGVDSIFDLASARRKAAQGQAT
- the tmk gene encoding dTMP kinase, coding for MTGYESQMVSCDIRLAEFSLVSHQSSAYIPIMTKRGILISFEGVDGSGKSTQARMLYDYLKANRFNVLFIREPGGTPVSESVRAILLDNSHKQMSARAELLLFLAARAELVDKVIEPALKQGKIVITDRFSDSTIAYQIDGRKLPAKVVKDTNEFAAAKIKPNLTFIVDLEIAKAHVRLKANKDRMESAASDFHKRVRNGFLKIAKAEPRRVKVVDGRNTPEEIFTEILAVSQAFLNRRKIGPQKRTK
- the ruvX gene encoding Holliday junction resolvase RuvX, encoding MFEKRIIGIDYGRKRIGIAYSDPMRLFAQPLTTLTLKSPSEAVNRVCDALAAYDVELIVIGIPLSLSGGQGGQMVNEIHAFVEGLQQRGFETHLEDEAFTSEVAKDTLRAGGKKEKQMRGKLDVVAAQIILQDYLDSHRQ
- the mltG gene encoding endolytic transglycosylase MltG, coding for MKRIWEIAVWFVTTLAIFALIPLIPFVYLIRWIVFGKWYTKAALILVIILAAGGIYAYLEVSAPLGDQQREYSVVIRPNDDAADLRNRLADSGIATDRRLYNITMKYTRADRNLKPGRYRFRGGLTHFELALHFKNSNPELSKVTIPEGKTIKEIVPMLVKGIPTDSAQLISLLNDESFKKSLGIEAPSFEGYLFPETYSFYPYQEPDDVIREMVEMFRGSFTPEMTNQIATLKMSLNEVVTLASMIEAEAADGSERELISSVYHNRLRKGWKMQCDPTVIYALGGLDRPLLRKDLDFDSPYNTYLYYGLPPGPIGAPGLASLKAALFPAETNYFFFVATGDGRHIFTTSLSQHNNAVSKTKRSRRSN